In Hyla sarda isolate aHylSar1 chromosome 9, aHylSar1.hap1, whole genome shotgun sequence, the following proteins share a genomic window:
- the NRARP gene encoding notch-regulated ankyrin repeat-containing protein, whose protein sequence is MSQTEVSTCSIPHTQRVFQEAVRKGNTKELQSLLQNMTNCEFNVNSFGPEGQTALHQSVIDGNLELVKLLVKFGADIRLANRDGWSALHIAAYGGHQDIVLYLITKAKYSSSSR, encoded by the coding sequence ATGAGCCAAACAGAAGTGTCCACCTGCTCCATTCCTCACACCCAACGGGTGTTCCAGGAAGCCGTCAGGAAAGGGAACACTAAGGAACTCCAGTCCCTTCTCCAGAACATGACCAACTGTGAGTTTAACGTCAATTCCTTTGGCCCGGAAGGTCAGACGGCCCTGCACCAGTCTGTCATCGATGGGAACCTGGAGTTGGTGAAACTTCTGGTCAAGTTTGGCGCAGACATCAGACTGGCAAACAGGGACGGTTGGAGCGCCCTGCACATAGCGGCCTACGGTGGCCACCAAGACATTGTCCTCTATCTCATCACCAAGGCCAAGTACTCTTCCAGTAGCCGGTGA